The Bacteroidota bacterium genome contains a region encoding:
- a CDS encoding nucleoside deaminase, translating into MISSTFNDDYFMKKAFEEAQAALEEGEVPVGAIIVAENKIIGRGHNQTEILHDVTAHAEIIAISAASNYLGSKYLKDCRLYVTLEPCAMCAAAINAAQLESLVFAADDPKKGYRLYKPSLIHPKLKVISGIRQDECRMILQEFFEEKRNKNDN; encoded by the coding sequence ATGATCTCCTCGACTTTCAATGATGATTATTTTATGAAAAAGGCTTTTGAGGAAGCCCAAGCAGCATTGGAAGAGGGAGAGGTTCCTGTTGGTGCAATTATAGTTGCCGAAAATAAAATTATTGGCAGGGGACATAATCAAACGGAAATACTTCATGATGTGACTGCACATGCTGAAATAATAGCTATTTCGGCAGCATCAAATTATTTGGGATCTAAATATCTGAAAGATTGCAGATTGTATGTTACACTAGAGCCTTGCGCGATGTGTGCAGCAGCTATTAATGCAGCACAATTGGAAAGCCTTGTATTTGCTGCAGACGATCCCAAGAAAGGTTATAGGCTGTATAAACCTTCATTAATTCACCCCAAGCTAAAAGTTATTAGCGGTATTCGACAAGATGAATGCAGAATGATATTGCAGGAATTTTTTGAGGAAAAAAGAAATAAGAATGATAATTGA
- a CDS encoding bifunctional oligoribonuclease/PAP phosphatase NrnA encodes MIIDPRIIDFLSTKHKILITTHVRPDGDAIGSSLALMHFLRKKGHYVMLTFPSIFADYHKWFPGVEDALIYPHKKGSVETFLKNTDLIIAVDFNDLKRNADLGKYLAELEIPKLMIDHHPEPDTSFTYEVWSTKYCAAGEAVFDLINAIDETSLMDQTICTCLYAAIISDSGSFRYPSVTKRTFEIASKLLESGIEHSLIQREVYDNFSEKRLRFWGHCVTEKMEFIEEHKAAFISVSKEDFEKFKTKASDTENLVNFPMNIKDVIISVLLVEHDGFIKLSFRSKDEFPVNELAKKYFNGGGHLNAAGGESKSDMATAIQELRDGLKTL; translated from the coding sequence ATGATAATTGACCCACGCATTATAGACTTTTTAAGTACGAAACACAAAATTCTAATTACAACTCATGTTCGGCCTGATGGGGATGCCATCGGATCCTCTTTGGCTCTCATGCATTTTCTTAGAAAAAAAGGTCATTATGTAATGCTAACTTTTCCTTCCATTTTTGCCGATTATCATAAGTGGTTTCCTGGTGTGGAAGATGCCCTGATATATCCACATAAGAAAGGAAGCGTTGAAACCTTTTTAAAAAATACAGATTTGATTATTGCTGTAGATTTTAATGATTTAAAAAGGAATGCAGATTTGGGTAAGTATTTAGCTGAATTGGAAATACCCAAACTGATGATAGATCATCATCCCGAACCAGATACAAGTTTCACCTATGAAGTTTGGAGTACAAAATATTGTGCAGCTGGTGAGGCTGTATTTGATTTAATTAATGCCATTGACGAAACTTCGTTAATGGATCAGACTATTTGCACTTGCCTATATGCAGCGATTATTTCTGATAGTGGATCTTTTCGCTACCCTTCGGTGACCAAACGAACGTTTGAAATTGCCTCAAAATTACTTGAATCAGGCATAGAACATAGCCTGATACAAAGAGAAGTGTACGATAATTTCAGTGAGAAGAGATTGCGTTTTTGGGGGCATTGTGTGACAGAAAAAATGGAATTTATCGAAGAACATAAAGCAGCATTTATTAGCGTATCCAAGGAAGATTTTGAAAAATTCAAAACCAAGGCTTCAGATACGGAAAATCTGGTGAATTTCCCTATGAATATTAAGGATGTCATCATCTCAGTTTTGCTGGTTGAGCACGATGGCTTTATCAAATTATCGTTTCGATCAAAAGATGAATTCCCTGTAAATGAGCTGGCGAAAAAATACTTTAATGGCGGTGGACATTTGAATGCTGCAGGTGGTGAAAGCAAATCGGATATGGCAACTGCCATCCAGGAATTGAGAGATGGATTGAAAACACTCTAA